A window of Piliocolobus tephrosceles isolate RC106 chromosome 13, ASM277652v3, whole genome shotgun sequence contains these coding sequences:
- the ZNF215 gene encoding zinc finger protein 215 isoform X3, producing MEKEIPRKTVFDMQSISGEESSHGVMMTRFTGSGHPSSDVSKGENWLHRNQKKWDINLPQEAFIPETTYTEEEDFECSENKESFDINSVSSICAIQQGISSRKGFPKCDKFKTHFKFNLDSVGKQHSEYEYGNDLSLSTDIQHQKSHTTMNSYECYQCGKGFCRSSSLIRHQIIHTGEKPYKCGECGRFFNRRTNLTKHQKLHAEAKACTSNKCGKAFSKSEDSNNPTLHFGNNFYECVNCGKSFNRSSSLIRHQMIHTGEKPFKCKECNKAFNRSSNLVKHQKLHTRDKS from the exons atggagaaagaaataccaagGAAGACTGTTTTTG acATGCAGAGTATTTCTGGAGAAGAATCATCCCATGGAGTGATGATGACAAGGTTTACCGGAAGTGGACACCCTTCTTCAGATGTCTCGAAAGGTGAGAATTGGTTACATAGGAACCAGAAAAAATGGGACATAAATTTGCCACAAGAGGCTTTCATTCCTGAGACAACCTACACTGAGGAGGAAGATTTTGAATGTAGTGAAAATAAGGAAAGCTTTGATATTAATTCTGTTAGCTCAATTTGTGCTATACAACAGGGAATTTCTTCAAGAAAGGGGTTTCCAAAATGTGACAAGTTTAAAACTCACTTCAAATTTAATTTAGACTCAGTAGGTAAGCAACATTCAGAATATGAATATGGGAATGACTTGAGTCTAAGTACAGATATTCAGCACCAAAAAAGTCATACTACAATGAATTCCTATGAATGTTATCAATGTGGGAAAGGCTTCTGCCGAAGTTCATCCCTTATTCGACATCAGATCattcacacaggagagaaaccctataaatgcgGTGAATGTGGGAGATTCTTCAACCGACGTACAAACCTTACTAAGCATCAAAAACTTCATGCTGAAGCAAAGGCCTGCACAAGCAATAAATGTGGAAAGGCCTTCAGTAAAAGTGAAGACAGTAATAATCCAACACTccattttggaaataatttctatGAATGTGTTAACTGTGGAAAATCCTTCAACCGGAGCTCCTCTCTTATTCGACACCAAATGattcatacaggagagaaaccatTCAAATGTAAGGAATGTAATAAAGCCTTCAACAGGAGTTCAAACCTTGTTAAACATCAAAAACTGCATACTCGAGATAAgtcctga
- the ZNF215 gene encoding zinc finger protein 215 isoform X5, whose amino-acid sequence MQSISGEESSHGVMMTRFTGSGHPSSDVSKGENWLHRNQKKWDINLPQEAFIPETTYTEEEDFECSENKESFDINSVSSICAIQQGISSRKGFPKCDKFKTHFKFNLDSVGKQHSEYEYGNDLSLSTDIQHQKSHTTMNSYECYQCGKGFCRSSSLIRHQIIHTGEKPYKCGECGRFFNRRTNLTKHQKLHAEAKACTSNKCGKAFSKSEDSNNPTLHFGNNFYECVNCGKSFNRSSSLIRHQMIHTGEKPFKCKECNKAFNRSSNLVKHQKLHTRDKS is encoded by the coding sequence ATGCAGAGTATTTCTGGAGAAGAATCATCCCATGGAGTGATGATGACAAGGTTTACCGGAAGTGGACACCCTTCTTCAGATGTCTCGAAAGGTGAGAATTGGTTACATAGGAACCAGAAAAAATGGGACATAAATTTGCCACAAGAGGCTTTCATTCCTGAGACAACCTACACTGAGGAGGAAGATTTTGAATGTAGTGAAAATAAGGAAAGCTTTGATATTAATTCTGTTAGCTCAATTTGTGCTATACAACAGGGAATTTCTTCAAGAAAGGGGTTTCCAAAATGTGACAAGTTTAAAACTCACTTCAAATTTAATTTAGACTCAGTAGGTAAGCAACATTCAGAATATGAATATGGGAATGACTTGAGTCTAAGTACAGATATTCAGCACCAAAAAAGTCATACTACAATGAATTCCTATGAATGTTATCAATGTGGGAAAGGCTTCTGCCGAAGTTCATCCCTTATTCGACATCAGATCattcacacaggagagaaaccctataaatgcgGTGAATGTGGGAGATTCTTCAACCGACGTACAAACCTTACTAAGCATCAAAAACTTCATGCTGAAGCAAAGGCCTGCACAAGCAATAAATGTGGAAAGGCCTTCAGTAAAAGTGAAGACAGTAATAATCCAACACTccattttggaaataatttctatGAATGTGTTAACTGTGGAAAATCCTTCAACCGGAGCTCCTCTCTTATTCGACACCAAATGattcatacaggagagaaaccatTCAAATGTAAGGAATGTAATAAAGCCTTCAACAGGAGTTCAAACCTTGTTAAACATCAAAAACTGCATACTCGAGATAAgtcctga